A region of the Aquila chrysaetos chrysaetos chromosome 15, bAquChr1.4, whole genome shotgun sequence genome:
TGCCCACCTTTGCCCCCTGCCCAGGcgcctgctgcagcagctggaggtggtGAAGTGCAGCAAGGTAGCATCAGGGAAGACCCCTGACAAAGCCCCGGTGCCCACTGGAGGTGCTGTCACCTTTGAGCTGTACTggtggctggagcaggaccACGTTGCCCAGACTGCCAAGGTGAGCATGACGGGGGGGGACACTGCGCCTGACCCCAAAATGGGGTGTCCTGCCATCTcagcccctcacctcccccCAGAtcacagagctggaaaagcagctggCGCAGCTGGAGACGATGATGCAGTGCAAGCCCGACAGCCAGGTGAGGGGCCAGGGTTGCCTGCCCTGCCACTCTCctgccccccccatcctgccccactGATGCAATTTCCTTCCCCACAGAACCTGCTGTTGGTGGGGCTGAAGGGCACCAGCCTCGTGGTGAGTCAGGCAGGGTCTGGGGGCGTGCAGGGTTCCTTTCCCCCACTCTGTACCCATAGCACTTGGGGAGGGCAGCCCCAGGGTGCTGCCGTGTCCCCCCTCACCCTGCTTTCTGTCCCCAGGAGACCATGCAGGTCCTGCAGGCCAAGGTGAACATCCTGGACATGGCTGTGCTGGACCAAGTGGAGGCCCGGCTGCAGGTGAGGCGGGGGCAGAAGGAGGGAACTGCACCAGTGGGTGTCAGGGGTCCACAGGAGAGCCACAGGACAACAGTGGCCAAGGTCATGAAACTGGGGGTGGGCAGTGCTGGATTTGGGATCTTGAATCTGCTTCCCCTTTCCCAGAGCATCCTGGGGAAGGTGAATGAAATTGCCAAGCACAAAGCAACCGTGCAAGATGCTGACACGCAGAGCAAGGTaggagctggaggggagggcCCCTCAAAGGCAAGCCCGGCACAGCGGGGGATATTCGGAGCCCCCCCTCCACACTGTGCTTACCCCCAACTTCTTGACCCGGCCCATCCCCCAGATCCACCAGATCTATGAGACGATGCAGCACTGGGACCCCGTGGCCAGCACCTTGCCTGATGTTGTGCAGAGGCTGGTGACCCTCGGGGACCTGCACGAGCAAGgtgaggggctggaggggatgTTGGGGACAGTGGCATGTTGTCACTGGGAGCATCTTGGGAGGGGTGGTGGCTCTGCCTCCCGCCTCCCGCACTgagctttcttctccctcccagccACACAGTTTGAGCAGGTCCTCATGCACTTGGACACCACGCAGCAGGAGATAGTGGGTGCTCTCAAGGCCAACACCATGCTGCTGGCCGAGGTGGGTCCCACCAACACCCACTGGGCTGGAGTGGGATCCCCTTCCTGCCCCCGCCACTCACCCCCTTCCCCACTTGCCCCCCCCAGGTCCAGCAGACAACGAAGGAAAACCTGGCTGTCGTAGAGGACAACTTTGTGGACATAGATGCCCACGtcaagcagctgcagaagtgaCAGCACCCTGGAGTCACCCTCGCATCGGGCATCCCTGCCGCCGCCAGGGCCCTGCGACCCTCTGGGGAATCTCTCCCTCCCCAAGCAGGTACCAGCCCCTGCGTGTATACACCCTGGCTCTGCCCCCCTGCCCAGCatgggggctggaggggtcctccccacccctccattCCCacctcggggcggggggtggtggtgtctCTGTACACCCCCGATTTACCCCAATAAACAGCTCAGCTCAAAGTGTATCCGTGTCAGCATGTCCTCTAGGCTGTGGGGCATGAGCGCGGCCCAGCTGCTGGGTTTAAGTGTGTCTTTTCATGGTGCataacccccccaccccaccccccccgcagCCTCCTCGGTGCACTAAATCCAATTGCTCTGTCAGAAAGCTGCGACCCACGGGGAGAACGTCTCCTCGTTGCCAGCCGTGGGGCAGGAggtagtgtgtgtgtgtgggatgGGGATGACCCCGAGCGGGTGGGGGTGGCCTGGGGCAGGGGCGCATGGCCCCCCCACAGGCTGGTGGAGATGATTATTGCTGGGACTGGGGGATGGAAGGGGGGAACCTCGTTCTTGGTGAGGGAGAACCTGGTGCAAAACTAACCCTGAGTAGATCCAGCCATGGGGCTGCGACCCCCTCAAGCCAGAGGTGAGGGGGGGCAGAGGGACCCCCCAGCATGCAGAGTGGGCACTGGGGACGGAGCCCTGGCTGCATCCCCTCACACCAGTCCTGTCCCCCCAGCGCGGGGGCTTCCCTGGGGTGGGGGCCACCTCTGGCCCTGGTGGGTTTGAGCCCTGGGGGCAGTTGCTGGGCCATGATCTTGTGGGGATGGCGGCCAGGACTGGGGTGAGCACTGGAGGGACACAGGCTCTTCTGGAGGGACAGGCCAGCACAAGGAGGACGGGAGTTGCCCTTTATGTGAGGGAGCAGCTGGAGAGcgtggagctctgcctggggatgggtgAAGAGCTGACTGAGGGCTCCTGGGTAAGGACTAAAGAGCAGACAGGGAAGGGTGACGTTGCAGTGGGTGCCTGCCACAGGCTGCCTGGCCGGGGAGAAGAAGCGGGTGAGGCCCTCAACAAACAGgtaggagcagcctcatgttctCGTgggccctggtcctcatgggggatTTCGGAGAGACCTGCTGGAGGGACGACAGCAGGACATAAGCAGCCCAGGAGGCTCCTAAGGGCACCGACGACAGCGGCCTCCCCTTCCAACAGCAAGGCCCTTCCCCTTCTTGTCAGTCAAGGTCCCTTGCACATGGCTTCAAAGCCATCTTTACATGGTGGTTTTTCTTACGTAACGTTGACAAGGTGACGCGCTTGTCCTACAATCACagatttctttgttctctttctagttttatttcaagAGAACCGGGACCTCACTGGGCAGCTCCCAAAGGCGTCTGTCAGCACTCCACTGAGGATGTCCCTCTTCAGGAGGACCAAGATGAGGATGGCGATCTGCAGGAAGGCgaggaacagaagaaatctCCTGCGGGACAGGAGAAAGGTTAGGCCGAGCAGGGGGTAAATTTGTCTCCAGCTCTCGACAACCACCCTCTTTGAATGCCACCGTGGGACCTTGCACCGTGCTGGGCACAACACATCCTGCTTGGGACTGGGGTGAGGCTCTGCTGTACATCTCCCCAGTGGGCCCCCAAAATCCCCTGCTATGTGCTGCccaagcaaggaagaaaagaaatcctgaaGTACTTGATCCCTGACAAGTCCAAAGCTGCCCAATGCCCTTGGACCACTGGCACGGGCATCCCGCTGCGTAGGGAAGAGCCCCGTCACCCCGAGCCCCCAGAGCAACTCACCGCAGCCAAGAAGTGACCTTATGCCTCCTTGACGCCAGCTGCTCCTCCTACAAGCCAAGGCACACAGGGACATGCGTTGGGGTGCGTGAGGCAGCTGAGGTCTGGGGGCTCAGACCCCCTCCCTCGTCCCTGCTGAGATCAGTGAGTGCCCCCATGTCCCCTGGGCACAGTGCAGACCCTTCCCTCCCCAAGGCCCACAGTGGGGTTGTCTGTCCTACCAGCCGCGCagccaccagctcctgcagcaggctCTCGCCTGCCATGTCTGCCTGCGCCGTCTTCCCCCTGCTACGGACACCACGGGGTTTGGGCTGTGAGAAGAGACCTTGGCCAGCACGGTGAACCCCTGGGTGGCCAGCAGAGAGCCAGGGTGctgcccagcctctgctggggctggcaccAGCCAGCCCCGGCATCCCGGCACCGCACAGACCCACCCCGCACCCCAGGCCCGGAGGGCACGGAGGAGAGCCTGggagctgctcagagctgcttcCAGGAGTCCCGAGATGCTCAGTGTTGTTTTGAGCCGCTTACGCAAAGTCAAAGGGCTCTCCAGAGCAGGCTGGAGGAGCCAGAAAGATGTCTGTGAGCAGCAGAGGCctgcccagtgctgctcagcaacCCCCCCGACCCCCCTGCCCCAGATTTCAGTCAGGGCCCCGTTGGCACTCACAAAGCTGTTGGCTCTTGGAGACCTGCCTGTCTCTCCAGCAGGTGCTGGAGCTTGTtcctgagcagctgcagaagcaaaggCCCTGGTTAAGGATCCGTGCCATGCCTCTTCTAAGAGAGGGGTTCCCCCACAAACGTGTTAAGCCCCCGTCCCTCCTGTCCCCAGTACCTCATTGATCAGAGCCTGCTCCTGAAGAGCTTCTGCCACCTCCGACCACTGCTCCCTCTGCGAAGCCAGCGGGCGACGTCGCAGGGAGCCATGCGCCGGAAAGGGTAACTTCTGCGCCACTTCCAGGCTTGCGGCTGCCTCCCTCTTTGCCATTTGAAAGTGCTCCTGCgagagaggaggggggaggaggaggagccaTCAGGGCACCGGGACACTCCACAAGGGCACTCCCCTCCGCATTATCCCTTCGCGGCTGCCCTCGGGCACTGCCTTTGCCCTCGCGTCCCCTCtctttcccagccctgcaggcagaCAGAGGGACCCCCAGGCCCAACTCTGGACACAGTCCacatctggacatggtcctgagcaGCTGGCTCTAGGTGACCGCACCTGAGCAGGGGCATGGGACGAGACCAGATCATCCCCGAGGTCGCCcctttccaacctcagccaGACTATGGTTCTGTGAACTTGCCTTCATCTGGGCCACctgcctctccagctgctgcagctcctggctgttCTTTTCCAAACAGCGTGCCACGACGCAGTCCCAAGAAGACGAGCTGCACCCAGGCACCATCTTCCCCCTGCTGCGGACACCATAGCAGGAGGTGTTGCGGGCACCAGGGActgatggggagggaaggagctcccccatccctgctgtgCCGGGCGCCCGTGCGGGGTCCACGAAGCTACTCTGCCCTCGCTCTCTCTCCCCCGTCGGGGCCTTCCGCTGCACGGTGGACACAGGACAGGTTGTTGGCGAGTCGTCTCCAAACTCCTGCCTAGCAGCACCGAGGTTCTCCCCCAAATGCTCCCCCCCTCTGGGAGCAGCCCCTTTTATACCCGCCGGGGCGCCGATGTCACAGGCCCAAGGTGACATCACAGAGACACAGCATCACTGGGTCATCCCTGTGGCTCAACTCCCTGGGCTGGCGCCAAGAGCTGAGCTGGGGCCCAGCCGCTTCCACTGGGGAACGGGGCATCACTCTCAGCATGGCTCTTAGCCCACCGGTGGGAGCGACCGCAGGCACCACCTGTCGATGTCTCCCTGCCGGGTTTGCTGGTTCCTTCACCAGCCGGCTGCCACAGCTCCCCACCGCAGGACCAAGCAGGAGCCAGGCTGCGCATGTAGTCCCAGCAGACGCTCACACAGGCGTGCGTGCACCACGGGTGTGCACATGTGCATGGATGGCCACACCACATGGGCTCCGGCGTCCAGCGCCCACCAGGATCCAGCATCCAGCCCCAGGGGGGAAACAAGAGCCCAGGAAGGGGAAGAATAAAGACTAGCCCTCTGCTCtagcccaggcaggcagcatgCTTGCAGGCTCCCAAGAGGAATGGGGTCTCTCGCTTgctcagagagcagcagctgctgccatgcgAAGGGACACCAGGAGGAAGGAGTCGGGGCACgcggcaggcaggcagtgacCCACAGGCTTCGGCTCTGGTCCCTCGAGCAGCTGTGTGCAGCGGCATCGCATTCGGGAGGTGGCAGCCCGGGTCGTTGCGGCCACTATCCGACAGCAGCGAAACCTGCGAGCGGCGGGAgaagctggcagggagcagccagggctgtgccGGCGGGTGGCTGTGGGTCAGCGGGGACAGGGCCACCGGCTACGAGATTGCTCAAATGCGCCCCGTGAGATGGGGTGCAACCGGCCACAGGGCCAGCTccactggggatggggacaggcgGCCACAGCGCTGTGGGGCCATGAAGGATGGcatcctggggagggggggaggccTGGGGGGCAGTGGGTGATAACGTTTGCCACCTTCCGTGTAAACGTGTCCCCGGCTGCTGGAGCCTGAGTAGTCTCTGTAGTAGTCTTATGTAGGTCTCTGGCAAGACATCCTTGAGCTCAGGCTGCAGGGGAGCTCGCTGCCTGATGGAAGTGAATAGAATTACTCACCTGAGAGAGGTAAGCCCATGGCATACCACTAAAGCCGCATGGGTTTAGTTAGGTATGCATGATCATTTTTCGAAAGTTATTGTTTGCCAAAACTGAAGGTAGTAAAATAAGGTTAAATGggtgaaaggcttttttttggcttggtACGAGAAAGCATACACAAGTATCACAgacttgctttggttttatgtGCATGTGCTCTGCCTTTTGTGCTTGGGTAATCAAAGCTCATACAAGTTAAGCTactaaaaaatgacaaaattcgCATTCAGCTCATTGCCTACAAACAGTAACTAATTGCAGTAAGCTGGCTATTCTAACAGCCTACCTCCAGCTCTAATTTGGGAATTGTCAAAGCCTCGGGAAGTTACAGTAAGATGCAGTGTTTCAACAAAGTGGGCGCTGCTCTCTGGTGGGGACCCtcagctgagagagagagagatcccCAAGGAAAccaaacaatcaaacaaaaaaaccgaGTGCTGTGGACAGAAGAGGTTGAGAAACCATATCCGAGGCCGCCTCCGCTCCCTGCCTGTTACAAAGCTGCCCTTTCCTTGGTGGGGGATAATACTGTGGGCTCAAAGGGGGAAAGGATGGTCAGTAGGCCTGTGACGCATTTAAAACCGCTTGTCAGAACTGCTGTGCTAAAGACATAAAAGTGATGATGGgcctggctggaaagcagccgTCTGACCCGTCTCTAGGACCGTCAGTCAGTTctcccccccccgtcccccggcGGGTACCGTGGGAGAACAGAATTTCACCGTCGGGTAACGAGCAATGCAAAGCGAGGCTTACCGGCAATCGCCAGGTTTCTGAGAGCACCCAGTGCAGCGTGCTGCACACGTACCTTTCCATCCTCCACATGGCTGTCTAGCAGAGCCATCAGCTTTTGAGCTATGCCATTAGCCAGCATAGGGATGCAGTTTCTGCCTGTGCGAGACAAGTCACTTGTGAATGGAAGATTATTACTAAGATTTTTGCAAGAGCTTTTTAAGAATAGAGGGGTTATTTCCTTGCTCCTTTCTAGATTTCATTGTTGAGAATTTGACCACCATCCCCAATGGGAGTTGCAGTGCTCAGGACAAATTTAGAAAGTGATACAAGAAACCGCTGAAGAAGGCAGAAATCCCCTATGCCTTTCTACAGATGTGAAACAGTACTTTTAACGTAGGCTTAATGCTTTTCAGGACTGTAAAGTATAAAACTACTGATGTTGCCGTACAGCTCAACGCCAGCTTTACCGCGACACgcagttttttgtttgtagcTGTACAGACAGAGCACGATAGAAGGGCACAGATAAATTTACGTAAGCTATGAGGGCACATTCTTACCATTTCTGGCAAAATTTGCAATAGCCAACGCTCCTGCAAGCTGTAGCTGATGGCTCTTGGAAGGAATCCATGAAAGTACTCTTTGGAACACACCgccttttcctccttcacatCACTTTTGCGGGGAGTCATCTGGGGTAAAAAGCACAGACAGTCAGCAAGCCAAAGAAGTGTTTGTTAGGGAGAATTCTTCTCTTCATATTTGTGACGCTCTGCTGGCTTCACTACAATTAATCCAGTCCTGCAATGGGATGAGAGACAAAACCTGACCCATTAAATGTTAACTGGCAGGTAGCAGGTCCTCTAGGTTATTCAGAAAATTAGCAAACAGTAAAATTCAGCAGCCAAACGGCATTACAAGTATCTGCTGTTGCTTTGCAGAAGATCGTGACGCACCGTAGTTACCTGCAAGCAATAATAAAACCGTAAGGTCAGAAGCTGTTTTGAGCTCTGCAGTGTCATCCTCTTTGTCACTGTCCACAGTCTTCCGGACGATCTCAAGTAAGCACTCCACCAAGCCTGCTTCAACCAGCTGCAGTTTAACGACCTCTGAAGAATAGCATGGATGATAGGAGTCAAAACCATGATTTTACATACATCTATTGTACGTACACGCAGGGCAGACTGTGAAAAGAAGTAGTGGTGTCAATGGTTTCACTGACAGCTTGCGTAGGTAAACCTgcaacttctttctttaaattctcAGGGCCGACTTCTCTTGTTAGTCATCTACCAGGCGCTCCCCCAGCTCCGGACTGCCTTTAGTGCACAACTATGCACTGAAGCTGTATGGAGCTGCTCTTCCCTTCTCAAAAATGAGGCTACTTCTCTACAGCAAACTGCGGGCATCTCAGTCGTCACGCAGCAGACTCACAAGGCCTGTGCCGTGTTTGGGCTCTCCAAAGACTTTGGACTGTATTGCAGAACAACCTTAGGGTTCCTTATTCTATTTCAGGTACAGAAGAGCTACTGACTTCACTGAGACATGCAAGgataaaatacagaactttCTGATGAAATCTCAGAGCAAGTAATGACCCATTTCTTTTAGCTGAGCCAAGATCTCTGCCATTCGTtgaaggggctgcaggaggagtaCAGCTAAGGCCAAATCCAAAAGGCTGGGTTGGGAGAGAAATTTGCTGTGAttgaaggaaaactggaaacTGATGAGGTAGACTCATTTCTTAGTTGTTATTGGCAACAAGGCTCAACAGAGAAGGTGACAAACGTGTTTTTTCAGGTGGTGACACAGGACTTGggagcagtattttttttctgttgtttctgcaACACAATCTTTAGCAGAGTTTTCCCTGTGAACTTGGAGCTGGGAATCTCCTTTACATGCCTGAACTCCCTTTCTGTTAAGTGGGAATGGCAGGTCATCTGATGCTACGTCTTTTGGGTATGTGATAGTGATTCTGGTAGGTTTTGCATGCTGATTTTAGAAAGTACAGTCACAGACCTGTGCAGAAACGTGCAAACAAATGGATTTCTCTTAGCTTTCTGCGTGAAATGGTGTTTTAACAGTCAGGATTTCAACCCaagttaaaatatctttaaaggCCGAagctttggaaattttttttttttttttttcccatatagTTTACAAGTGACAGTTGGGTGAGGAAAAGTGTTCTCCCTCTGGTGAAGGATGTGTCTGACTCCCAATTTCCTGTTGTCGCCAGGCTTTCTGCCTGAGTGAAATTCATTGTTCCTCTCAGAGCAGCCGACCTTCTCAGGCTCTTTGTTAGGGAATGCAAAATAcccagttgggtttttttttaaacaggcacTTTTGCACTGAGGTacttgaaaaaacagagagTTCCCTTAGTTACAGAATACCAGGttgcagcccgtgggaaggacccccggtggagaagtttgtggaggactgtctcccatgggagggaccccacgctggagcaggggaagagtgaggagtcctgcccctgaggaggaaggagcggcagagacaacgtgtgatgaactgaccataaaccccatttccccgtccccctgcgccgtTGTGGGGCATAGGcagagaatccgggagtgaagctgtgcccgggaagaagggaggggtggggggaaggtgttttaagatttggtttgatttctcattaccctgctctggttgactggcaataaattaagttaatttttccctaagttgagcctgttttgcccatgatggtaattggttgagtgatctctccctgtccttatctcgacccatgcgccctttgttgtattttctctcccctgtccagctgaggaggggagtgatagagcggctttggtgtccagccagggtcaccCCCGCCACCGTGATTTATCTTTCCTGGtcattttgattttaagaaGTCCTTCACGGTTAATCCTTGTGAGGACCTTCTGCCTCGTCCTGTGATGGCGCATCCTTTTTCTCTTGGTGACGAAGCTAAATGAAGAGGTCATCCTGGTCTGGAACCGAGGACAAAAACTGGGACCAGAACTGCGTGTCGTACCTAAGATTCAAGTACTTGTAAGGTTCAAGACTTCCAGGAGGACATACCTGTCCCTGTACTCGGTTTGTTTCCTACTTGTTCCCAATATTTGGTttgcttcttcccccccccccccattctgGTAGGTTTTGAGCTGGCATTTGTGAGACTATTTTAACTGCCAGATTTTCTTGCTGAGTAACAATAGCTGCCACAGGAC
Encoded here:
- the LOC115351069 gene encoding dynactin subunit 2-like isoform X1 → MADPKYSDLSGIARNEPDVYETGDVSEDDQANFETFAQELEELTSTSVEHLIINPNAAYEKFRDKRLSTEGVDFSDCISKPRTTGYKSGEYEILGKGLGAKEMPQQRYQRLQHEVQELVREVEQIQSTVKEVAKEELMPMALARQVEGLKQQLVSSHLEKLLGPAAAIDFADPESALAKRLLQQLEVVKCSKVASGKTPDKAPVPTGGAVTFELYWWLEQDHVAQTAKITELEKQLAQLETMMQCKPDSQNLLLVGLKGTSLVETMQVLQAKVNILDMAVLDQVEARLQSILGKVNEIAKHKATVQDADTQSKIHQIYETMQHWDPVASTLPDVVQRLVTLGDLHEQATQFEQVLMHLDTTQQEIVGALKANTMLLAEVQQTTKENLAVVEDNFVDIDAHVKQLQK
- the LOC115351069 gene encoding dynactin subunit 2-like isoform X2 translates to MADPKYSDLSGIARNEPDVYETGDVSEDDQANFETFAQEELTSTSVEHLIINPNAAYEKFRDKRLSTEGVDFSDCISKPRTTGYKSGEYEILGKGLGAKEMPQQRYQRLQHEVQELVREVEQIQSTVKEVAKEELMPMALARQVEGLKQQLVSSHLEKLLGPAAAIDFADPESALAKRLLQQLEVVKCSKVASGKTPDKAPVPTGGAVTFELYWWLEQDHVAQTAKITELEKQLAQLETMMQCKPDSQNLLLVGLKGTSLVETMQVLQAKVNILDMAVLDQVEARLQSILGKVNEIAKHKATVQDADTQSKIHQIYETMQHWDPVASTLPDVVQRLVTLGDLHEQATQFEQVLMHLDTTQQEIVGALKANTMLLAEVQQTTKENLAVVEDNFVDIDAHVKQLQK
- the LOC115351396 gene encoding uncharacterized protein LOC115351396, yielding MSPWACDIGAPAGIKGAAPRGGEHLGENLGAARQEFGDDSPTTCPVSTVQRKAPTGERERGQSSFVDPARAPGTAGMGELLPSPSVPGARNTSCYGVRSRGKMVPGCSSSSWDCVVARCLEKNSQELQQLERQVAQMKEHFQMAKREAAASLEVAQKLPFPAHGSLRRRPLASQREQWSEVAEALQEQALINELLRNKLQHLLERQAGLQEPTAFRGKTAQADMAGESLLQELVAARLEEQLASRRHKVTSWLRRFLLFLAFLQIAILILVLLKRDILSGVLTDAFGSCPVRSRFS
- the LOC115351069 gene encoding dynactin subunit 2-like isoform X4; this translates as MADPKYSDLSGIARNEPDVYETGDVSEDDQANFETEELTSTSVEHLIINPNAAYEKFRDKRLSTEGVDFSDCISKPRTTGYKSGEYEILGKGLGAKEMPQQRYQRLQHEVQELVREVEQIQSTVKEVAKEELMPMALARQVEGLKQQLVSSHLEKLLGPAAAIDFADPESALAKRLLQQLEVVKCSKVASGKTPDKAPVPTGGAVTFELYWWLEQDHVAQTAKITELEKQLAQLETMMQCKPDSQNLLLVGLKGTSLVETMQVLQAKVNILDMAVLDQVEARLQSILGKVNEIAKHKATVQDADTQSKIHQIYETMQHWDPVASTLPDVVQRLVTLGDLHEQATQFEQVLMHLDTTQQEIVGALKANTMLLAEVQQTTKENLAVVEDNFVDIDAHVKQLQK
- the LOC115351069 gene encoding dynactin subunit 2-like isoform X3 produces the protein MADPKYSDLSGIARNEPDVYETGDVSEDDQANFETELEELTSTSVEHLIINPNAAYEKFRDKRLSTEGVDFSDCISKPRTTGYKSGEYEILGKGLGAKEMPQQRYQRLQHEVQELVREVEQIQSTVKEVAKEELMPMALARQVEGLKQQLVSSHLEKLLGPAAAIDFADPESALAKRLLQQLEVVKCSKVASGKTPDKAPVPTGGAVTFELYWWLEQDHVAQTAKITELEKQLAQLETMMQCKPDSQNLLLVGLKGTSLVETMQVLQAKVNILDMAVLDQVEARLQSILGKVNEIAKHKATVQDADTQSKIHQIYETMQHWDPVASTLPDVVQRLVTLGDLHEQATQFEQVLMHLDTTQQEIVGALKANTMLLAEVQQTTKENLAVVEDNFVDIDAHVKQLQK